A single window of Psychromonas ingrahamii 37 DNA harbors:
- a CDS encoding IS110 family RNA-guided transposase produces the protein MLKSNIIGIDLAKNILQICHISKYGELISNKAVSRQKLKQILANQQPAVVAIEGCGSSHYWGRYAEQFGHDVRVISPKKVKCFLQGHKTDANDALAIANASLQIGLKTSKPKSEEQQTLQTLDTSRLFLSRSITALGNHLRAMLYEYGIVSTVGVKGLTKAVLETLEASLLPECLRSTVNQLWVTYLNLKTELAQLIKTKNGLVRQLQPCKALMDLEGVAEVCAGMLYSSIGDGKQFKSGREASAFVGLTPKQHSSGGKVFMTGIDRAGGIKELRSALYQGALSYICRLPDEPKTAKQAWLIKLVQRAGIKRSCIALANKTVRTAWAMLRYENQYKQQSLLVI, from the coding sequence ATGTTGAAATCTAATATCATCGGAATCGATTTAGCTAAAAATATTCTTCAAATTTGCCATATCAGTAAATACGGTGAGTTAATCAGTAATAAAGCAGTTAGCCGACAAAAACTAAAACAGATCCTAGCGAATCAGCAACCTGCGGTTGTTGCTATTGAAGGCTGTGGTAGTAGCCATTATTGGGGCCGGTACGCAGAACAGTTTGGTCATGATGTGCGAGTCATTAGCCCTAAAAAAGTAAAATGTTTTTTACAAGGCCACAAAACTGACGCTAATGATGCTTTGGCCATTGCAAATGCATCGTTACAGATAGGGTTAAAAACAAGTAAGCCCAAAAGTGAAGAACAGCAAACTTTACAAACATTAGACACAAGCCGACTGTTCCTATCACGCAGTATTACTGCCCTAGGCAACCATCTGCGTGCAATGCTATATGAATATGGCATTGTCAGTACTGTCGGTGTCAAAGGGTTAACTAAAGCCGTACTGGAAACGCTTGAAGCTAGCTTATTACCAGAGTGTTTACGGTCAACCGTCAATCAACTTTGGGTAACATATTTAAACTTAAAAACAGAGTTAGCCCAGTTAATCAAAACCAAAAACGGTCTGGTTCGTCAATTACAGCCCTGTAAAGCATTAATGGATTTAGAAGGTGTTGCTGAAGTATGTGCAGGTATGCTGTATTCATCAATTGGTGATGGGAAGCAGTTTAAAAGTGGGCGGGAGGCATCGGCTTTTGTAGGGTTAACACCTAAACAACATAGCTCAGGGGGTAAAGTATTTATGACAGGAATTGATCGAGCTGGCGGAATTAAAGAATTGAGATCGGCTTTATACCAAGGCGCACTTTCTTATATATGCCGATTGCCAGATGAACCCAAAACGGCCAAACAAGCATGGTTGATAAAACTGGTTCAACGCGCGGGTATTAAACGATCCTGTATTGCTTTGGCGAATAAAACAGTTAGAACCGCCTGGGCAATGCTACGTTATGAGAATCAATATAAGCAACAATCACTATTAGTAATATAG
- a CDS encoding tyrosine-type recombinase/integrase: MAKTTPLSDTQIRLTKASDKVITLSDGGGLQLRIKPNGSKLWQLRFNKPIEKKPALMGFGAYPAISLANARKLREAANELLAQGINPKAQRDSEIKEKELILNNTFEMVTAAWIKLKASEVKPDSLKTISTTLTNHILPRIGKCPITEITAPMAIEALRPIEAKGNHEVIARACQYLNQIMRYATNLGMIHSNPLTGIKGVFMTKKITNNPHVKPEELPQLLMAIATANIKKITRNLILWQLHTMTRPAETALAQWNEIDYENNLWIIPGERIKTGMTHQIPLTVQTLAILEACKVISGNSDYIFPADRNPNAHANKASANMAFKRMGYQGRQTAHGLRGLARTTLSDKGVAYEPSEACLSHKVGNSVSQSYNHSTYLNQRIKIMAWWSNYIEEASYGNISMAGSKGVKVVGTDQT, translated from the coding sequence ATGGCTAAAACCACACCACTTTCAGACACCCAGATTAGATTAACCAAAGCTAGCGATAAGGTAATTACTTTATCTGACGGTGGCGGCTTACAGCTGAGAATCAAACCAAATGGTTCTAAGCTGTGGCAGTTACGTTTTAATAAGCCGATTGAGAAAAAACCTGCATTGATGGGTTTTGGTGCTTATCCCGCTATTTCGTTAGCTAATGCTAGAAAGTTACGCGAGGCTGCCAATGAGTTATTAGCACAAGGTATTAATCCCAAAGCTCAGCGTGATAGTGAAATTAAAGAAAAAGAACTAATTCTAAACAATACATTTGAAATGGTTACGGCTGCTTGGATAAAGCTTAAAGCGTCAGAAGTAAAGCCGGATTCATTAAAAACTATTTCTACCACGCTTACTAATCATATCCTGCCTCGTATTGGTAAATGCCCAATAACAGAAATTACAGCGCCTATGGCCATTGAAGCGCTTAGACCGATAGAAGCCAAAGGTAACCACGAAGTTATTGCGAGAGCTTGTCAATACCTCAACCAGATCATGCGCTATGCAACTAATCTTGGCATGATCCATTCCAACCCTTTAACTGGTATTAAAGGGGTATTTATGACTAAAAAGATCACGAACAACCCACATGTAAAGCCTGAAGAACTTCCACAGTTACTAATGGCTATTGCTACTGCCAATATTAAGAAAATAACACGCAACCTAATTCTGTGGCAGTTGCATACAATGACTAGACCCGCTGAAACTGCACTAGCACAGTGGAATGAAATAGATTACGAAAATAATTTGTGGATTATTCCTGGTGAGCGGATTAAAACAGGTATGACTCATCAGATCCCACTCACTGTACAGACATTGGCGATACTTGAAGCTTGCAAGGTGATTAGTGGTAATTCGGACTATATTTTCCCTGCAGATAGAAACCCTAATGCTCATGCAAATAAAGCCAGTGCAAACATGGCATTTAAACGTATGGGCTATCAAGGTAGACAGACAGCACACGGTTTGCGTGGTTTAGCGAGGACAACACTTAGTGATAAAGGCGTCGCATACGAGCCTTCCGAGGCTTGTTTGTCACATAAAGTAGGTAATTCAGTTAGCCAGTCCTACAATCACTCCACGTACCTTAATCAACGAATAAAAATAATGGCGTGGTGGAGTAATTACATTGAAGAAGCTTCTTATGGAAATATTTCAATGGCAGGCAGCAAAGGCGTGAAGGTTGTTGGGACTGATCAAACATGA
- a CDS encoding DUF2971 domain-containing protein — protein MEFEPFYYDTLDFRRKLIVDSQPPHYLYHYTTAAGFLGIIQSNKDNSFQMWASDSRYLNDSSEYIGGLEVAGECINSSKYKSSDLIQKASVLLKGANGRIAVLSMSSKENLLSQWRAYSENGGYSIKFRTDLFKAIGYLANHYLAECIYSKEDLSVKVNNCIEWHQNKFETATTNQPQAVIEHHLDNCLKGLVGTIRALATLLKHKSFSEESEWRYVVTYPQGNELNIRNCNGLLVPYIYLKFPEKSIFQVAVAPGSRALLAKISAEDVLTNNIKDCKAGVELSDTSFRW, from the coding sequence TTGGAATTTGAACCATTTTATTATGATACTTTAGATTTTAGACGTAAATTAATAGTTGATAGTCAACCACCTCATTATCTATATCACTACACAACTGCAGCTGGCTTCTTGGGTATTATCCAGTCTAACAAGGATAATTCTTTCCAAATGTGGGCTTCAGATAGTCGTTATTTAAACGATTCATCAGAGTATATTGGAGGCTTGGAAGTAGCGGGAGAATGTATTAATTCTTCAAAATATAAATCTAGTGATTTGATTCAAAAAGCCTCTGTACTACTAAAAGGGGCTAATGGTCGAATTGCAGTGTTATCAATGTCTAGCAAAGAAAACCTTCTAAGCCAATGGCGTGCGTACTCTGAAAATGGGGGATATTCAATCAAGTTCAGAACAGACCTATTTAAAGCTATTGGCTATTTAGCAAATCATTATCTCGCTGAATGTATATATTCAAAAGAAGACCTATCAGTAAAAGTTAATAACTGCATCGAATGGCATCAAAATAAATTTGAAACGGCAACTACCAATCAACCTCAAGCCGTGATTGAACATCATCTAGATAACTGTTTAAAAGGTTTGGTAGGAACAATAAGAGCATTAGCTACACTGCTCAAACATAAATCATTTTCGGAAGAGTCAGAATGGCGGTATGTCGTGACATATCCCCAAGGAAATGAACTTAATATTAGGAACTGTAATGGGTTATTAGTACCATATATTTACTTAAAATTTCCTGAAAAATCTATTTTTCAAGTAGCTGTTGCACCTGGTTCAAGAGCGCTACTTGCAAAAATTTCTGCTGAGGATGTACTTACAAATAATATTAAAGACTGTAAAGCTGGGGTGGAATTATCGGATACTAGCTTCAGATGGTAA
- a CDS encoding AlpA family phage regulatory protein translates to MKFIRIKEVLNRTGLSRSVLYAKVAAQTFPQSFTLSGSTVAWLESEIEEWIESRIQERDQRVKINSKGGV, encoded by the coding sequence ATGAAATTTATCCGAATCAAAGAAGTCCTCAATCGTACGGGATTATCTCGTTCGGTTCTGTACGCAAAGGTTGCCGCCCAGACTTTTCCGCAGTCTTTCACGTTGTCAGGATCTACCGTCGCCTGGTTAGAATCTGAGATTGAAGAGTGGATTGAATCTCGTATTCAAGAACGAGATCAACGGGTAAAAATCAACTCAAAAGGTGGTGTATGA
- a CDS encoding COG2958 family protein translates to MSRLSQSQKIVELLKVNPNQKFNARQIAEQIVESHPEDYRDKRQNPRFADEKAFISQVVAEIGSQKDQIVKNDSHVFWQDKPRPRVYWYNPEKIVGEIGPELDESEDENLVISTIAETVFSEHDLYPILIDYLKTELKLYCQRIDEKRSKNSRGSGGNQWLHPDIVAMQPVDKEWDELIRSCVKKGAGQSVRLWSFEVKKELTGSNARKSFFQAVSNSSWANEGYLVATSISDSSVEQELRMLSALHGIGVILLNPENPTESEMMLPAKSRADVDWQSVNRILVENADFKDYIELVSTYYQTGRVRARDWNK, encoded by the coding sequence GTGTCTAGACTGTCACAATCACAAAAAATCGTTGAGTTGCTTAAAGTAAATCCAAATCAAAAATTTAATGCTCGACAAATAGCAGAACAGATTGTGGAGTCTCACCCCGAAGATTATAGAGACAAAAGACAAAACCCTAGATTTGCTGATGAAAAAGCATTTATATCTCAAGTAGTAGCAGAAATTGGTTCGCAGAAAGATCAGATCGTAAAAAACGATAGTCATGTTTTTTGGCAAGATAAGCCACGGCCTAGAGTTTATTGGTATAACCCCGAAAAAATAGTTGGTGAAATAGGTCCCGAACTAGATGAAAGTGAAGATGAAAACCTTGTAATTTCAACCATAGCTGAAACAGTTTTCTCCGAACACGATTTATACCCAATACTTATTGATTATTTAAAAACAGAGTTAAAACTATATTGCCAACGTATAGACGAAAAACGCTCTAAAAACTCACGGGGTAGCGGCGGAAATCAATGGTTGCACCCAGATATAGTTGCGATGCAACCAGTAGATAAAGAGTGGGATGAACTAATACGAAGCTGCGTTAAAAAAGGTGCAGGCCAAAGTGTCCGATTGTGGTCTTTTGAAGTTAAAAAGGAATTAACAGGTTCAAATGCTAGAAAAAGCTTCTTTCAGGCTGTAAGTAATTCAAGTTGGGCTAATGAAGGGTATTTAGTCGCCACTTCTATTTCAGATAGCAGTGTTGAACAGGAGTTAAGAATGCTTTCTGCTCTTCATGGAATCGGTGTAATTCTCCTTAATCCTGAAAATCCGACTGAAAGTGAAATGATGTTGCCAGCTAAATCCAGAGCAGACGTTGATTGGCAATCTGTTAATAGAATTTTAGTTGAAAACGCTGATTTTAAAGACTACATCGAGCTTGTGTCCACGTATTACCAAACAGGTAGAGTGCGAGCGAGAGATTGGAATAAATAG
- a CDS encoding helix-turn-helix transcriptional regulator produces the protein MRRYSAPSPLYPTSVVAKMLNMSVTTIRNKAKQDSTFPQPIKNNGKTLGWIPNQLNAWIKQH, from the coding sequence ATGAGAAGGTATTCTGCACCAAGTCCGTTATATCCAACATCAGTCGTTGCCAAAATGTTAAACATGAGTGTTACCACAATTCGCAATAAGGCCAAACAAGACAGTACCTTTCCACAACCTATCAAAAATAATGGAAAAACACTTGGTTGGATACCCAATCAGCTTAATGCATGGATTAAACAACATTAA
- a CDS encoding SIR2 family protein: MQSKVVWLIGRGASIACGLDWDLSNSEGKLNRESQISIIKEKLPQAMKKVNSEPYSKLVRILEKRTTSKYFHRFVTTNWDCLLQNELSSLCESKAAVPDAFGMNSHVYHLNGTVEDTPEDLRSKILLESDEPELREMWFESNEAFNIILESSIFVVVGMSFECVIDRYTLVALGRCGSEMPVASSNWLLVNPNREQAEKVSSEISRHLPDAKFKFVNEGFNEWINRGARELCDIGVLSA; encoded by the coding sequence GTGCAATCAAAAGTGGTATGGCTGATTGGTCGAGGTGCATCGATCGCTTGCGGTCTAGATTGGGATCTTAGTAACTCCGAAGGAAAGCTCAATAGAGAATCTCAAATATCGATAATTAAAGAAAAGTTACCGCAGGCTATGAAAAAAGTTAACTCTGAGCCCTATAGTAAGTTGGTTCGTATTTTAGAGAAGCGTACTACTAGCAAATATTTCCATCGTTTTGTAACTACAAACTGGGATTGCCTACTGCAAAATGAATTGTCGAGTTTGTGTGAGTCTAAAGCAGCTGTGCCTGATGCATTTGGTATGAATTCACATGTTTATCACTTGAATGGCACAGTCGAAGATACACCTGAAGATTTAAGATCAAAGATATTACTTGAATCTGACGAGCCTGAGCTAAGGGAGATGTGGTTTGAGAGTAACGAAGCTTTTAATATTATTTTAGAATCTAGTATTTTCGTGGTCGTCGGAATGTCCTTTGAGTGTGTAATCGATAGGTATACCTTAGTAGCATTAGGTCGTTGCGGATCAGAAATGCCAGTAGCAAGTTCAAATTGGCTACTGGTTAATCCAAACAGAGAGCAAGCTGAAAAAGTTTCCAGTGAGATTAGTCGGCATCTTCCAGATGCAAAATTCAAGTTTGTTAACGAGGGCTTCAATGAATGGATTAATCGCGGCGCTAGGGAACTATGTGATATCGGAGTCCTAAGTGCCTAA